CCGGACTGGCACTGGACCTCGACGCGAGGCTGCATTTTACCCAAGGGTGGCTGGTTGTGACCGACCAGCGCATCGTTGCCCGCGCCCCCGGCGAAAAAAATGTGCGGGAATGGAACATCGCCCCGGCGCTGCGCCTCTCGCATACCGACCACGCGGGGGTGGGCACGCTGGAACTGACCGGCCCCGCCGGCCGGCTCGCCACCTGGCGATATACGCTTGGTTACAATCCCGCCGCGTTGCGGCTGGCGGACCAGTTCGAGGCCCAGCGCGACGCCGCCGCTTCGCGCCCGGCCACCGTGGCTGGCGAGGTGTTGTGCCCGACCTGCAAGGCGCCGCTGCCGCCGGACGAGGAACAGTGCCCGCAATGCAGCCGCGAGCTGGAAACGCCGCCGTCGACCTGGGCGCTGTTGCGGTTATGGCGCTTTGCGCGCCCATACCGCTGGCAACTGCTGGGCGGCTTCATCCTGACGCTGCTGTCGACCGCCGCCACGCTGGTGCCGCCTTACCTGACCATGCCGCTGATGGACCGGGTCCTGATCCCGTTCCAGAACGGCGTGCCGATCGACTATGGGCTGGTGCGGCTTTACCTGGCTGGGCTGCTCGGCGCTGCGCTGGTGGCGTGGTCGCTGGGATGGGCGCGAACTTACCTGCTGGCGCGGGTATCCGAGCGCATCGGCGCGGATCTGCGCACGACAACGTATGAACATTTGCTAAAGCTGTCGCTCGAGTATTTTGGCGGCAAGCGCACCGGCGACCTGATGGCGCGCATCGGCTCGGAAAGCGACCGCATCTGCGTGTTCCTGTCACTGCATCTGCTCGATTTCGCCACCGACGTGCTGATGATCCTGATGACCGCGGTGATCCTGGTCTCGATCAACCCGTGGCTGGCGCTGGTGACGCTGGTGCCGTTGCCGTTTATCGCGTGGATGATCCACCTGGTGCGCGACCGCCTGCGCCACGGCTTCGAGAAGATCGACCGGATCTGGTCGGAGATCACCAACGTGCTGGCCGACACTATCCCCGGCATCCGCGTGGTCAAGGCGTTTGCGCAGGAAAAGCGCGAAGTCACGCGGTTCCGCGAGGCCAACAAGCACAACCTGGCGATCAACGACCGCGTCAACGCGGTGTGGTCGCTGTTCACGCCAACGGTGACGCTGCTGACCGAGATCGGGCTGTTGATCGTGTGGGTGTTCGGCATCTGGCAGGTGTCGCACAGCGCCATCACGGTGGGTGTGCTGGTGGCGTTCCTGACCTATATCAGCCGCTTCTATACGCGGCTGGATTCGATGAGCCGCATCGTCTCGGTAACGCAGAAGGCCGCTGCCGGCGCCAAGCGCATTTTCGACATCCTCGACCATGTGTCGAGCGTGCCGGAGCCGGCGCGGCCGGCCCGGCTGGACCGGGTCGAGGGCGCCATCGACATGAGCGACCTGGGCTTCCGCTACGGCAACCGCGCGGTGATCCGCGGGCTGAACCTGTCGATCGCGCCGGGCGAGATGATCGGGCTGGTGGGCCACAGCGGCTCCGGCAAGAGCACGCTGGTCAACCTGATCTGCCGCTTCTATGACGTCTCCGAGGGCGCGATCCGGGTCGACGGGGTCGATATCCGCTCGCTGCCGGTTTCTGAGTACCGCCGCCATATCGGCCTGGTGCTGCAGGAGCCGTTCCTGTTCTTCGGCACGATTGCCGACAACATCGCCTACGGCAAGCCGGACGCCACGCGCGACGAGATCATTGCCGCGGCGCGCGCCGCGCATGCGCACGAGTTCATCCTGCGGCTGCCGCACGGCTATGACTCGCTGGTGGGTGAGCGCGGCCAGGCGCTGTCGGGCGGCGAGCGCCAGCGCATCTCGATCGCGCGCGCGCTGCTGATCAACCCGCGCATCCTGATCATGGACGAGGCCACCTCGTCGGTCGACACCGCCACCGAGAAGGAAATCCAGAAGGCGCTCGACAACCTGGTGCAGGGCCGCACCACCATTGCCATCGCGCACCGCCTGTCGACGCTGCGCAAGGCCGACCGGCTGGTGGTGATGGACCGCGGCCAGATCGTCGAAGTGGGCAGCCACGACGAACTGCTGCTGCGCGAAGGCGCGTACTACAAGCTTTACCAGGCGCAGGCGCGCAATGTCGATACCGAAGACGACGACACCGAACAGGCCATCCAGATCCCGGAGACCGCCCATGCCCAATGACATTGCCGCCGCGGCGCCGACCCCGGTGTTCACGCTGGACCGCAATCCGTTCGGCCGCCTGGTGCTGATCGCCGAGGACGGCACCGTCCATGAAGGCGTGGTGCCGGTGCGCGCCTTCCCGATCTCGGCGCCGCAGGGCGGCATCGGCATGATGAGCGTCGACGGGCACGAGGTGGTATGGATTCCGCGGCTGGAAGACCTGCCGATCGCCGAGCGCGACATGATCGAGGCGGAGCTGGCCTCGCGCGAGTTCATGCCGGAGATCGAGCGCATCGTCAGTGTGTCGACCTACGCCACGCCCAGCGTGTGGACGGTAAAGACCGACCGCGGCCAGACCGACCTGGTGCTGCGCGGCGAAGAAGCGATCCGGCGCCTGGCCGGCAGTACGCTGCTGATCTCGGACACGCACGGCATCCACTACCTGATCCGCGACCTGATGGCGCTGGACAAGCACAGCCGCAAGATCCTCGACCGCTTCCTTTGAGGGGCAGCCGGGAGGTCAGTGCAGCAGCTCGGACGAATCGTCCTCGTCGTCCCAGTCGTCGTGCATCACCGGTACGTCCGGTGCCATGTCGAACACCATCGAGTGATAGCGCACGCTGAACCACTCGCGAAACATCTTCAGCGACAGTTCCTCGGGCCATGCCGAGTCGTCGAACCATTCGCCGAGCATGAATTCGAAGAAATCCTGCCAGCGCTTTTCGACCCAGTGGACGGCGTTCTCGTGCGTGTCCGCCAGCTCCTCGGGCAGCAGGAACACGCTCTGGTCTTCGCGCACCTGCTCCAGCGTGAGGCCGGCCACGGGCTGGGGATCGACCGCCTGGATCCAGTCCAGGAACGGCTGTTCCGGCACCAGGGCGATCATGGAGCGGTTGATGGTAAAGCGGGGATGGTCGGACATCGCGAAAGCCTTGAAGGACTGCAGCGGGCTATTGTAGTCCTTCGGTTCCGCGATGTAGCGATGAACCATGCTTCCGCTACGTCACTGCCGCGCTGGCCCTTACTGGTAGTCCAGCGTAAACACCATCGAACTGCTG
This Cupriavidus nantongensis DNA region includes the following protein-coding sequences:
- a CDS encoding DUF1854 domain-containing protein; the encoded protein is MPNDIAAAAPTPVFTLDRNPFGRLVLIAEDGTVHEGVVPVRAFPISAPQGGIGMMSVDGHEVVWIPRLEDLPIAERDMIEAELASREFMPEIERIVSVSTYATPSVWTVKTDRGQTDLVLRGEEAIRRLAGSTLLISDTHGIHYLIRDLMALDKHSRKILDRFL
- a CDS encoding ABC transporter ATP-binding protein; translated protein: MTQSSLPVPTATAADEPWRAEAGSWLRPGETVLAGLALDLDARLHFTQGWLVVTDQRIVARAPGEKNVREWNIAPALRLSHTDHAGVGTLELTGPAGRLATWRYTLGYNPAALRLADQFEAQRDAAASRPATVAGEVLCPTCKAPLPPDEEQCPQCSRELETPPSTWALLRLWRFARPYRWQLLGGFILTLLSTAATLVPPYLTMPLMDRVLIPFQNGVPIDYGLVRLYLAGLLGAALVAWSLGWARTYLLARVSERIGADLRTTTYEHLLKLSLEYFGGKRTGDLMARIGSESDRICVFLSLHLLDFATDVLMILMTAVILVSINPWLALVTLVPLPFIAWMIHLVRDRLRHGFEKIDRIWSEITNVLADTIPGIRVVKAFAQEKREVTRFREANKHNLAINDRVNAVWSLFTPTVTLLTEIGLLIVWVFGIWQVSHSAITVGVLVAFLTYISRFYTRLDSMSRIVSVTQKAAAGAKRIFDILDHVSSVPEPARPARLDRVEGAIDMSDLGFRYGNRAVIRGLNLSIAPGEMIGLVGHSGSGKSTLVNLICRFYDVSEGAIRVDGVDIRSLPVSEYRRHIGLVLQEPFLFFGTIADNIAYGKPDATRDEIIAAARAAHAHEFILRLPHGYDSLVGERGQALSGGERQRISIARALLINPRILIMDEATSSVDTATEKEIQKALDNLVQGRTTIAIAHRLSTLRKADRLVVMDRGQIVEVGSHDELLLREGAYYKLYQAQARNVDTEDDDTEQAIQIPETAHAQ